The DNA window GAGCCAACAAATCGACTTCTTCGGTATCTCGATGCTGTTCGGGTTTAACAATCAGAAAACTAGCGCGACGTGCAGTGAAGGGCGGCAATTGTGGGTCGCTCACTTTCGCCAACCCCGAAGTCCAAAGTGCTCGCTTGGGTGGCAGGCCCTGAGCTTCTCGTAGTTGTTTGAGGTAGCGCATCAGGGTCCGCTCACTGCCGGTGTAACCTTGTTGTTGCAAGAAAACCATTAACAGTGAGGTCTCTTGAATCCCATCATTCCAGCACGCGAGAATCCTTGACTTGTAGGGGTCGAGAATGCCCTCTGTGACAATATGGATGAGATTGAGACGCTTGCGGTGTGGCGCGCTCATAATCCATCACCTGTGCTACGCGAGTTTATTCAGGCAATCCATCACTATTCGGGGGATGGCAACGATGCCCTACCATCAGCAGATCAACCAGAGAAAAATTAAGTCCTTCATGTGGTGCGTCTACTTAATTTCGGATTGTTGCCAATGCTTCATTTCCTCGTCAATGAAGTAATTCACTAAATCCTGATACATTTTTTCGACCACATCAGCATCTAATCCTTCCTCTTCTGCCCAGACCCGACGTTGCTGCAACATCGCTTGCAAGCGTTCAGTTGCTCTGACTGTCGTTTCACTCGTCTTAAATTTAGAGGCAGCTTTGACATAGGCGAAACGCTGACCCAGAAGCGCAATAACTTGACGGTCTAACCGATCGATTTCGGCTCGAATGTCCACCATACTTTCACATTGATCGGGTGTCTTCATCGGCTTACAAAGAGTAGAATCATAACAAACTCTGAAATCGAAGCGATCGCGTGGCTGAGGTACTTTCAAACTTGCCACTGAAAAGACAAGCAGCAAGGGGCTGAACGCCAGCCTGTTCACTGGGGTGAATGGTTAGGCACCGAGGTCGGACGATGAAAGTGAACAGACTTCCATCGCTTGAATCAAGCCATGCTCAATGGTGAAACGGTGCCCCACATATTCATCGGCAAGCACGGCTCCGGCTAGATCGCGCACGACCTGATGCACCTCGACCAAGACCTGCCCAGCATCCTCTGGGTGAAAGGCAACTGGCTCAACGTGTGGATTGATCTCGCTCCACTGCTCCGTCCAGTACGCGCGGACTGCTTCAGTCCCACGGGCAAAACCGCCGTTGAATGCTTTCGGCCAATGCACGTCAGGAGTCATGAGGGCAAGGACAGCATCAATGTCACGCGCATTAAAGGCTGCGTATGCGGCGCGTAGCAGTTCGATTTCTGGTACAGGTTGATCTGGCATAAGCTTAACCGCGCTGTGCTGCTTCGATCGCAGCGATGTCAATCTTTTTCATCTGCATCATCGCCTCGAACGCACGTTTGGCGGCAGCAGGATCGGGATCGGCGATCGCGTTTGTCAGGGCGATCGGTGTAATCTGCCAGGACACTCCCCATTTGTCTTTGCACCAGCCGCACGCACTCTCCTGCCCGCCGTTGCCGACGATCGCGTTCCAATAGCGATCGGTTTCTGCCTGGTCAACGGTTGCAACCTGAAATGAGAATGCTTCGTTGTGCTTGAATGCAGGTCCACCGTTGAGTCCGAGGCAAGGAATTCCCATCACGGTAAACTCAACGGTCAACACGTCCCCTTGCTTCCCCGAGGGAAAATCTCCTGGTGCGCGATGTACCGCATCGACGGACGAATCGGGAAAGGTCTCGGCGTAAAACCGCGCCGCGTCCTCGGCGGTGCCATCATACCAAAGGCAAATCGTGTTCTTTGCTGGCTTCTCCATGTCACTTCTCCCTCAAGATGATGAGCCACCCGAAACCGGAGTCAACGATGTACTCGCCGTCGAAGAGTATTGGCTCGGACGACATTTCCGCCCATTCTAACGCGGCTTCACTGTGCTTCACATAAACGGGATAACGGTTCAAATCAGCGACTGTTAGTACTCTTTGCTACAGCCTAGCTGACTTCATCAGTCTGTTCCAACCGGAATTTTATACTTTGTAAACTTCGCAGTCTAGCTTAGACTTACCCTTCAAAAGATTTGTCTATGCTAGCCTCTATAAAGCTGTTTGTGCCCACAGTATATGGTTTTGCCACCCGTTACACCACGACCAGACAAACTACCTCTTAATGATCCTAACTTCTCATGGGATCGTTTCGAGTCGTTCTGCCTTGATTTCATATCACAAATCCCTGGGGTAAAAAACTGCCACCGTTATGGAACACAAGGAGATTCCCAAAAAGGAATTGATGTATATGCTGAGTTGACGAATGGAGTGACTTGGGCATTTCAATGCAAGCAATATGAGAAATACACAGAAAATAAGGCTAAAGAAGTCATTCAGAAAGCAACATATCCTGCTGATCGATATATCTTGTTGTTGAGTTGTGAAGCAACCGCTAAAGTACGAGATGCTGTTAGTGGATCTCCAAACTGGGATGTTTGGGATGTGCAGGATATTTCTCAAAGGGTAAGAAACTTACCCCAAGATGTTGCCTATAGGTTGATTAATACTCACTTCGGTTCTACATGGAGTAAGGAATTTTTGGGGCTCGCAGAATCCACAGAATTCATTTCATTAAATAAATGTCATGATGAAACATCAATTCTTCTGAAAAAAATACAAAAGGCTTTTGAGAAAGATTTAGCTACTTTAAATAAAAATTCAGGGCATCCTAATGGTATTGCTTTATCAAAGCTAGCCCATTTAGCTATTGAAGAAGAGGGCGACTTTGATGTTGCGATAGAAGCTTTTATGTCGCTTCTTCGTTTAGCTCATGAAATTAGAGACAAAGGTCTGACAGGTTATGTATCTGGTGAGAAAGATGCTAGCAAGCTAGTAATTCAACCAGTAAACACTACATTACAATCTGCCAATATTACTAACTCAGCCACCAAAGTTTTAAAGTTATTTGCAAAAACTGATTACGAACTATTAAGAAAAGCAAATGAGAAGGCAAGACTATACTCACTCATAGGTGATGCTCAATTTTCTCAACTCTCAAACTACTCTCAAATTCCACACGGTTCTTTCGGTGCTGTTAATACCATCTGGAATTCTACATGCTTAGAACTCTACCTTGCGGGTATGGAATTAGAAGCAAAAGAAATAACCCGACTTATGTACAATACTTTACTAGGATTAGCTTTTGTAATTCATCAACGGGGCATTAGCTGTCCAGAAGCACCTAAAGTAATGCATAAAACGATTAGCGGGGAGAGATGGATAGCACCAGATCAGCATAAGGATTTATTGCCCATCATTTCATTAGCAAATGCAATTGCAACACTACCTATTGAGCTGTTTAGTTACGCCCTTGAAGGCTTCCGATATTTCACTGGCATAATGCCTCTTCAAAAAATTAGTGATACTGGTAAAAAGCTCATGGATGAGCTTGAAGTGGTAAGAAGATGGGCTGTTATACCGGGCTTGGCAGTAGTATGCGGAATTTCGCTTGAAACACAGCAAGATCTAGAAACTTTCAATAATGAACTTCAAGCAGTACACGTATCTGGGAATGAGATTAGCATTAAGCTTGTTGAGTATCTCTTGGCAGAGCGCAGTTTGGCATTAAAAGAAGATGCCTGGATTGGCTTTGATCCTTCAAAGGTAGTTAACAAGTTGCTCTCCTTTTCATAGGCTTTATAACTTATACCTGATGAGCTAAAGGCATCAATAATTGATCAAAAGATTCGGGGTTGGCTATCTTTAAATCATCTCAAAATACTACAGCAATCTGATTCAGAATGTGAAAGGGAAGAGGGGTGAAACTGTTCCACTGACAACTGAAGTAGTATAACAATAACTTCGACCTTAACATCAAACACGTAATCCAAGTAGGCGATATTGTGCTGATACACACTGAATGGCAGGTGTTTGTGCCGCAGCAAATAGCGGTGTAGGCGATCGCACTCCCCACCTCTAGCAAACAGAAGAAGCGATCGCTTGGTCATTCAACAAAAGAAAGGTATTTGCCTAAGTATTAATTAGCGCTATAGTTAGGTATATGCCTAACCAATCTATCCAGCTCGATCGCGTTTTTTATGCCCTGGCAGACCCAACCAGGCGTGCTGTCCTGGAACGGCTCAGCGTTGGACCTGCTGCGGTTAGCGAACTCGCGCAGCCCTTCGATATGGCATTGCCGTCGTTTACTCAGCACCTCAATGTTTTGAGTGACTGTGGATTGGTTCAATCCCAAAAAACAGGTCGCATCCGCACCTATCAACTCTCACCACACGCTTTAATCGCCGCTGAACAGTGGATGGTAGAACAACGCCATCTTTGGGAAGCTCGCCTCAATCAATTAGATTCTTATCTCAAACAACTGAAGGATAATCCCGATGACTCCATTAACGCATCAATCTGACCCTCAACTTGACCTGATGTTTGAACGCATCGTCGATGTTCCACCAGAACTGGTTTGGGCAGCCTGGACAACACCAGAGCACCTGAAGCACTGGTTTACTCCTGCACCCTGGAAAACGATCGACTGCGAGATTGACCTTCGTCCTGGCGGTCTTTTCCGCACCGTAATGTGTTCTCCGGAGGGGCAAGAGTTTCCAAATATTGGATGTTACCTGGAAGTCATCCCGAACGAGAAGCTGGTTTGGACCAATGCCCTTCAACCGGGTTATCGTCCCGTCATCCAATCAGTTGAAAAAAACAATGGTGACTTCCCGTTCACCGCCGTGCTTACGCTTGAGCCGCACGAGCAGGGAACGAAATATAGCGCACTGGTTATTCATGGAAATCAAGAGGACTGCAAGAAACATGAGGATATGGGCTTCTATGATGGCTGGGGTAAAGCTCTCGATCAGCTTGTTGCTCACATGAAGCAAGTTTAGAAGTGCATGAATCTTTCCATGTTTGATGGGTTACTCATCAGCAAATCAACAGGGAGCATGTCAATGGTTTTGTAATCTTTCCATTCACATTCCTCACCCAAAGGCTTCCTCACTCTGACTTTACCGCCATCGACACTCAACTCTTGGATAACCCTTACTTTCAAACGTCGCACCAGCGTGTGGATTTCTAACTATTGGGTAACAAGTAAAACGGATAGACCAGACTACGAGTTTCATGGCTATCTCTGGGGTGATAGGCGATCGTTAGATCGACTCGCCCTCGAAGTGGATCGGGATCAGCCCGAACATCATCGACGACAATTCGGGGTTCCCATTTCGTCAGTGCTTCCTGAACGTGTAACCGCAACATTAACAGAGTTTGTGTATTCATTGGTGCAAATGTCAGTTCCGATAGGCGTGACCCAAAATCGGGACGATAAACCCGCTCTCCTAATTGGGTGCGCAAAATAATCTGAATCGATTCTTCAATGTTGTGTGTTGCAGCGCTCAACTGCAAACTTCCCTGCACATTCACCCGTAGTGGAAATGCAATTCCCTGTCCCAAATGCGATTGATGATTATTTCCTGCTAACATTCAAGCCTTCTCTCGATTCAATTTGCAAACGCCAGAATTTGTAGAGTATCGACACTTCAATTGACAGACTCTTGATTGATTCACAAAACTTTGGAAAGAACGAGATTACTACGGAGGATATGTCAGGCGCAGCCGTAACGCATCAAACCTTCTGACAGCATGGGTTACGTGTTCACTAACCCATCCTACAAAAACCTACAAAAACCTACTGAATACTAAGAATCTCGAATTGTAAGTAGGAGGGTGAAATTAAGTGTAAGATAAAGCGTTCGCTAAAATCGCCTATCATGCCCGCCCCTTTACGCATTCATTTGACCGCTGAGGAAGACCGAACCTTAACAGAACTGCGACTGGCTCAGAACCTGCCCCAGCGCACTCGTGACCGCGCCCACATGTTGCGGCTGAACGCTCAGGGATGGAACGTGCCAGCGATTGCGGACGTGTTCGAGTGCCATCCTCATACGGTCAGAGCGACGCTGCGACGCTGGGAAGAAAAGGGTTTAGGTGGACTCTGGGAAGCTCCAGGACGGGGTGCAAAACCAAAGTGGCACGCCTCAGACTTGGACTATCTGACAGAGTGTTTGGAGCACGAACCCCGAACCTACAACAGTTTGCAATTAGCCAAAAAGCTGAAACAAGAGCGCTCCGTCGATTTAAGTAGTGACCGACTCCGCCGACTCCTCAAAAAAAAAACTACCGATGGAAACGCACCCGACAGAGTCATCGTAAAAAACAAGACCCCCTGCAAAAGGCGCGCAAGCAGGCAGACTTAGAGACCTTAGAGCTAGCCGCACAAGCGGGGCACATTGAACTCAAGTATCTCGATGAAGCAGGGTTCTGCCTCTGGAGCCCAGTCAGCTACAGCTATAGTCGGGTGGGCGTACAAAAACGGATGGAACAAACACTCAAGCGCTATGGCAACCGGATTAGCATTTTGGGTCTGTGGCAACCGGGAGAGCGGTTTGAGTATGCCTTAGTGCAAGGCGGATTCAAGGGCAAAAGCTACATTAAGGTGATGGATTGGATGGCAGACAAAGCCGCTCAAACCTTGGCACAAACAGGTCGCATCACAGTAGTGGTGCAGGATAATGGCTCTCTCCATACCAGTCAACTGGTGCGGCAACAGTGGTCACGGTGGCAGGAGCAAGGATTATTCTTTTTCTTTTTGCCGCCCTACTGTTCAGAGATGAATCCGATTGAAACCCAGTGGCATCAACTGAAATGTCATGAGATTGCAGGACAGATGTTTGATAACGAGTACGATTTAGCAATGGCTGTCATGAATGGAATGACAGCTCGTAGCCAAGCAGGTGATTATGCACTGGAGCGTTTTATATTTAATTGCACCTAGCTACTTATCAATATCTTTGAATTTTTTCTTTTGATCAACGATGCTCATTTGCTGAAGTGTTTCTAAAGGTTGCATTTCCGCTTCAGCTGAAGTTATCTCAATAAAATGGGAATTTTAACAGAGAGGATTTCCTCAAATCTTGCATTGGTGGCAGAAATTAGGTTCCCAACAATTATTCTGGGACGCAGTTCTGGAGCTTCCGTTGAAGATCTGTTTTCTAGCCCGTTGTTGAGAATGTGCAAGATCCCAATTTCTATAATTCAGAGCTTGTTATGATTCATCGTACACTGTCGGGACAGGCAATTGGTTCAACTAAACCCAGATCCCAGGTAATTGATCCGGGTTGCTGGCATCCAAAGGAACCGCCTGAACGATCGCACCACCCTTCGTTTCAAACCCCCAACTTACCAGCGGTTAACCCCCCCTATGGAGCGCAACTTGGACACTATCAATTAGAATCATTGCCAAGTTTCCCCAGAACCCTATTTGAGTTTAGAAAATATGATGGAGCAAAAGCATTAACCGCGATCCTGCTGTTCCTTGCTACGGTCTATTTCCTATTTGGCTTTCTAGGATTTCTCTGTGACCACACCCCCTGGTTAAAGCAGCTATTCCAGTCATCTGCGACGATAAAAACAGTGCCTCCCACTGCCTGGTGGCAGATCTGGAAACCGATCGGTGCAACGGTTAATCACATTGCCTCCTATGTTGATCTTGCCTTTCGGCTATTCGTGTTTCTCTGTACCTATTGCATCGCCTGGGCAACTTTTGACCCCAGAAATATCGAAGGCTACGTGATGGGATTTTTTAACACCTGTTTGGGGCTGGCTTACATGCTGTCTCCGATCGATGCTATTCCAGATTTTGTTCCCGTTGCAGGTAGTCTGGATGATGCGGTTTTGGGAGTCGGTGTGTTGCTGTTAGGGCTATCCTCGCTCTACCGCAATAAACTTAGGGATGTGAAAACCAAAACCATTCTAGAACTGATTGATGACGGCAACAGCCAGAAAGCATTACAGATGTTGCTGGAAGACAAAGGAGTTCGGATTAAAGATAAGGAATCTCAGGCTGCTACTGAAAAATAGTTGCTTTTTTTGTTACAGGATACATAATTGCTCAATCACATTCACCCATTACCAATCAAGCAGGTGATCCAATGACTCATTCAATCACGGACGATCGTACCAATCTCAATTCTTCCACCGATGCAGGTACAACGAATCCCGCTACAATCAACAACCCACTTGCAGAACAGGCAGACAAATTGAAGGGAATCCTGTTTACCAAAGACACTGCCACAACGCTAGGACAAAGTGTTCGGTTAATTTTCGTGGTGTTGAAAGAAGCATTGGTACTCGCATGGTTGGCATTATGCTGGGGCATTGTGGCGATCGGCTGGCTGGGAAACAAAAGCACCCAAACCGGACAGCAACTGAGACAACAGTTGACAACTTTTCAGGAAACCCATCAGGATCAGACTGCATCAGACATCGCAACTGAAACCAGCAAGTCGGTGTTGAACAGCAGCAAAACCGTAGTGGAGCAAATTCTTACGGAGGCAAAGAAGCAAGTCGGTTTGCTGGATGAATAGAATCCCTAAACCTCCCTGAGGTTCATGTCAAAATGCGTAAGTTCTGAACAACTTAGCTCCCCAGCTTTTTGGAAAAAGTTGGGGAGCTAAATCTGACATCTAACAACCTAAACTAATGGCAACGCGCCCCAATAGATGCCATCAAATTGGACTCGTTCCATCAACGGCCCAAGCAGAACTTCTTCCAGACTCTTCTCAGCAATTTCATTCGGGCGCATTCCCATAATGTACTGGACATCGATTCCATCCTGAGCACCGCTAAACTCCTTTACCTTCCCCTTAAACCTTGTCACTTCTTTTTCCATGTCTCG is part of the Kovacikia minuta CCNUW1 genome and encodes:
- a CDS encoding transposase produces the protein MSAPHRKRLNLIHIVTEGILDPYKSRILACWNDGIQETSLLMVFLQQQGYTGSERTLMRYLKQLREAQGLPPKRALWTSGLAKVSDPQLPPFTARRASFLIVKPEQHRDTEEVDLLARLVAAHPDLNKAVELAQEFSQLLRERRAEGFEPWLMKVFKSKLKPFQAFAKSLFEDYAAVRASMVLEVSNGMVEGFNNRLKMVKRQMFGRAGLELLSKRFIVA
- a CDS encoding isochorismate lyase, with the protein product MKTPDQCESMVDIRAEIDRLDRQVIALLGQRFAYVKAASKFKTSETTVRATERLQAMLQQRRVWAEEEGLDADVVEKMYQDLVNYFIDEEMKHWQQSEIK
- a CDS encoding nuclear transport factor 2 family protein, producing MPDQPVPEIELLRAAYAAFNARDIDAVLALMTPDVHWPKAFNGGFARGTEAVRAYWTEQWSEINPHVEPVAFHPEDAGQVLVEVHQVVRDLAGAVLADEYVGHRFTIEHGLIQAMEVCSLSSSDLGA
- a CDS encoding VOC family protein; translation: MEKPAKNTICLWYDGTAEDAARFYAETFPDSSVDAVHRAPGDFPSGKQGDVLTVEFTVMGIPCLGLNGGPAFKHNEAFSFQVATVDQAETDRYWNAIVGNGGQESACGWCKDKWGVSWQITPIALTNAIADPDPAAAKRAFEAMMQMKKIDIAAIEAAQRG
- a CDS encoding restriction endonuclease; protein product: MVLPPVTPRPDKLPLNDPNFSWDRFESFCLDFISQIPGVKNCHRYGTQGDSQKGIDVYAELTNGVTWAFQCKQYEKYTENKAKEVIQKATYPADRYILLLSCEATAKVRDAVSGSPNWDVWDVQDISQRVRNLPQDVAYRLINTHFGSTWSKEFLGLAESTEFISLNKCHDETSILLKKIQKAFEKDLATLNKNSGHPNGIALSKLAHLAIEEEGDFDVAIEAFMSLLRLAHEIRDKGLTGYVSGEKDASKLVIQPVNTTLQSANITNSATKVLKLFAKTDYELLRKANEKARLYSLIGDAQFSQLSNYSQIPHGSFGAVNTIWNSTCLELYLAGMELEAKEITRLMYNTLLGLAFVIHQRGISCPEAPKVMHKTISGERWIAPDQHKDLLPIISLANAIATLPIELFSYALEGFRYFTGIMPLQKISDTGKKLMDELEVVRRWAVIPGLAVVCGISLETQQDLETFNNELQAVHVSGNEISIKLVEYLLAERSLALKEDAWIGFDPSKVVNKLLSFS
- a CDS encoding ArsR/SmtB family transcription factor — translated: MPNQSIQLDRVFYALADPTRRAVLERLSVGPAAVSELAQPFDMALPSFTQHLNVLSDCGLVQSQKTGRIRTYQLSPHALIAAEQWMVEQRHLWEARLNQLDSYLKQLKDNPDDSINASI
- a CDS encoding SRPBCC family protein, which produces MTPLTHQSDPQLDLMFERIVDVPPELVWAAWTTPEHLKHWFTPAPWKTIDCEIDLRPGGLFRTVMCSPEGQEFPNIGCYLEVIPNEKLVWTNALQPGYRPVIQSVEKNNGDFPFTAVLTLEPHEQGTKYSALVIHGNQEDCKKHEDMGFYDGWGKALDQLVAHMKQV
- a CDS encoding GPW/gp25 family protein; the encoded protein is MLAGNNHQSHLGQGIAFPLRVNVQGSLQLSAATHNIEESIQIILRTQLGERVYRPDFGSRLSELTFAPMNTQTLLMLRLHVQEALTKWEPRIVVDDVRADPDPLRGRVDLTIAYHPRDSHETRSLVYPFYLLPNS
- a CDS encoding YkvA family protein yields the protein MIHRTLSGQAIGSTKPRSQVIDPGCWHPKEPPERSHHPSFQTPNLPAVNPPYGAQLGHYQLESLPSFPRTLFEFRKYDGAKALTAILLFLATVYFLFGFLGFLCDHTPWLKQLFQSSATIKTVPPTAWWQIWKPIGATVNHIASYVDLAFRLFVFLCTYCIAWATFDPRNIEGYVMGFFNTCLGLAYMLSPIDAIPDFVPVAGSLDDAVLGVGVLLLGLSSLYRNKLRDVKTKTILELIDDGNSQKALQMLLEDKGVRIKDKESQAATEK